From the Sandaracinaceae bacterium genome, the window GGCACGGTGCACTTCGACCACGCGACCGCCAAGGGCGTCACGCTGCTCGTGACACGGGGTGTGGAGAACTCCACGTCGCTGGCGGACGCCTTCGCGGCGACCGGCAGCACGGAGCGAGACCGAGCGGCGGGCAAGGGGGTTCGCTTTCGAATGGACCGCGTGCTGGTGGAGGACGCCGCCGTGACGGTGCGGATGGGGAGCCCGCTCGGCCTGCACGTGTCCACGGCCGGGGTGAGCATCGATCACGATCCGGCCCGGCGCCGCCGGGGTGAGCGGGCGACCAACGTCATGCTGGACTCCGTGTATGCGAACCTCCACATGGATGGCCGGGAGGCCATCAGCGGCACGGATATCCGTGCCGCGGGCTCCATCTTCGACCTGCGTGGGCGCGCCTGCCACCGCCGGGGCCTGATCGCGGTACGGATCCTGTTCGGGCAGGGAGGCGGCCCGCAGCTGGTGTACTCCACGCGCTCGCGGCTCATTCGCACCGCCATGCGCATCGCCAGCCGGCGCACGAGCATGAGCATGCGCTACGGAGGGGTGAACCTGCACGGGGTGCCGCGCTGCGGACCCCCGCCGTCAGCCACGGCAGGTTAGAGGCCTAGATCGCGGGCCAGCGAGACCTCGGCCGCGCTGTCCAGCGGGGGCTGCAGCTTGCTGGCCTCGGCCGCGTCGAGCGCACCGTCCAGCAAGCTGCGCAGCGTGTACATCTGCTCGGCGCCCAGGCCCTGCCCGATGAACGCGGCGCCGTACTCGAAGCCCATCAGCGCGAGCGCGGCCGGGCAGCCCAGCGCCGCCCAGGGGGCGTGACCGAGCGACCACTGCACGTAGCCGTAGACCAGTGAGAGCAGCGCCACCATGGTGAGCACCCCATAGCCGGCCATGAAGCCCGTCCACACGTTGGGGTGCGGCGCAAAGCGCCCCAGCAGCCTGGGCTCGCCGCCGTCCGTGGTGCCGAAGTGAACGTGCAGGCACGGCGAGTAGAAGCGCCGCCGCTCCCGCGTGAGCCAGAGCACGGCGGTGCGCCGGAACACCAGGCCCCCGATGCCGCGTCGGTCCCCATCCATGACGCACCGCAGCGCCGAGAGGACCTCGTCGGGGGCGGGGCTGAGAGGCAGCTCGAACGTGGGCCGCATGCGGGGCGGGCGGGACATCTCGGTGAATAGTACCCGAACGGGCCGGCGAAGAGGTTGACCCACGCGCGAGGGTGCGGAAGAGTGCCGGGCGCCCATGACGACCGCTCCGACCCCTCGCGTCTCCATCATCATCCCGGTCTACAACGAAGAGGCCATCCTGCAGACCGCGGTGGTGGACCTGATCGACCGCCTGCGTGAGTTCGACTGGACCTACGAGCTGTGCCTCGCCGAGAACGGCAGCACCGACCGCACCGTGGCCGTGGGCGAAGAGCTGGCCAAGCGCTTCCCCCAAGTGAGCATCGCCAGCGTGGGGGCCCCCAACTACGGCCTCGCCCTGCGGCGCGGCATCCTCGCGGCGCGCGGCGAGTTCGTGATCTGCGACGAGATCGACCTGTGCGACACGGACTTCTACCGGCGCGCGCTCGAGGCCCTCGAGACGGGCCAGGCGGACTTCGTGGTGGGCAGCAAGGTCATGGCCGGCGCCAGCGACGAGCGTCCGCTGTTCCGCCGGCTGGGCACCGTGGTCATCAACGGCATGCTGCGCGTGGCGCTGGGCTTCCGCGGCACGGACACGCACGGCCTCAAGGCGTTTCGCCGGGCGTCCGTGGTGGACGTCGCCAACGCCTGCTTGGTGGACAAGGACCTCTTCGCCAGCGAGCTGGTCATCCGCGCGGAGCGGGGCGGCGTGCGCATGCTGGAGATCCCGGTGCGCGTGCTCGAGAAGCGCCCGCCCAGCATCGGGCTGTCGCGTCGTGTGCCCAACGTGCTCAAGAACCTGGCGCGCCTGTTCATCGCCATCCGCATCCGGGGCTGACCGCATGCAGGCACGCGGGGACGCGCCATGATGGGCTTCGGGAAGCCGCGCGGCGGGGTGGCTGCCGTGAGCGTGGACCTCGACGAGGTGCCTTGCTACGCGGCCATCCACGGCCTGCTGGGCAGCGCTGACCCAGACGCGCGCGCGCGGCTCGAGGCATCGCAGCGCGCCATCTACACGCGCGCCCTGCCCCGCCTGGTGCGCCTGTTCGAGGAGGAGGGGCTGCGCGCCACGTTCTTCGTCATCGGGCGGGACGTGGCCACGGGGGACAACGCTCAGCGGTTGCGTGGGCTGGTGGAGGCGGGCCACGAGCTGGGCAACCACACGTTCCAGCACCTCTACGACTTCTCGCGTGGGGCGCCGGCCGAGGTGGAGGCCGACATCGCCGACGCGCACGCCGCCATCACACAGGCCACGGGCTTTGCACCACACGGCTTTCGGGCCCCGGGCTACACGCTGAGCGACCTGGTGGTGGAGAAGCTGGTGAAGCTGGGCTACCGCTACGACTCGAGCGTGTTCCCCTGCCCGGCCTACTACAGCGCCAAGGCCCTGGCCATGGGCGCCATGCGCGTGCGCGGGCGGCAGAGCCGCAGCGTGCTGGACGACCCGCGCGTGCTGCTGGCGTCGGCCGACCCGTACCGCGTGGCGCGTCCGTATCGCCGCCGGGGGCACGGGCTCTTGGAGCTGCCCATCGGGGTGACCAGCCGCCTGAGCGGGCAGCTGCCGTACATCGGGACCAGCCTGGTGCTGGGCGGGCCCACGGTGGCCCGAGCGCTCTCGCGCGCCATGCTGGGCCGGCCGCTCATCAACCTGGAGCTGCACGGCATCGACCTCGCCGACGCCGAGGCCGACGGGCTCGAGTGGCTGCTGCCGCACCAGCCGGACCTGCGCGCGCCGCTGGCGCAGAAAGAGGCCGCGCTGCGGGCGGCCATCCGAGAGGTGCGAGCCATGGGCTACCCGTGGGTGCGCCTCGACGACGCCGCCGACCAGTTCGCCGCGCGCACCTGAGGCCGCAGGCGCGTTCACATGCCGGGCGGGCGCTCTTCGTCGCGCATGCCGGGCGGGGGAAGCGCCTGCGTCCCGGTGTCCACGTCGGTGTGCTCGGACTCCGGGGCGAGGTGCTCGACGGGCTCATCCCGCGGATAGGCGGCGCCGCGGACGGGCGGCGGCGGCGGGGCCGCTGGACCCTCCACGTAGGTGCCGGCGGGGAAGTCCACGATCACGAAGTGATAGCCGTTGGCCCCCGCCTGCTGGCTCACCGTGGGGGTCACGTCGGCGCGCAGATCGAACACGAAGGCCAGGTCCCGCGAGCGACGCTCGATGCGGGCGCGCGTGACGGGCGTGTTGAAGAAGCGCGTCTCGAGCGGACGGCGCGTGTTGCGCACGTGCGTGCTGGTGCCACGCACCAAGAGCTCGAAGCGCCCCTCGGTGCGCACCAGCTCGGTCTGGGGCGGGTGGCTCACCTGCAGAAAGAAGCGCGAGCCGCCATCGGCCCGCATCTGGAACCCGGGCCACGTGATGAGGGTGCCTGCCTGCGAGCGCTGCACGGCGCCATGACGGGGGGGGTTGTGTTGGTTCTCCGGGGCCACGCCGGCGTACTCGCCCGTGGTGCGGGTGTCCCGCACCTCGATCCGAGGCTGGGCGAGGACGGGGGTCGCCAAGACGGCCAACGCACCCAGAACCAGTGACCAATCGTGCTTCACCCCATCAGGGTAGCGCATGCCTGCACCCTCCCGGCAAGTTCGCGACGAAGCGGGCAGGTTGCGCCCAGGATTGGCGCTATGCTGCGGCACCGTGTCTCCCATCACGCTGCGCGTCGCGCTGGCGGCGGTCTTCGCGTACGCCTCCATCTATCACGGGCTGCTGTATCGCGGCCGGGCGCGAGAGCAGGAGCACCTCTGGTTCGCCATCGTGTCCACCGGCTTCGGGGTGCTGGCGCTGTCGAACGCGATGATCCTGGGGGCTGACACACGCACCCTGGCGATGCTCGCCACCCAGATTGGGGGCGCCGCCGCCATCGTCATCATGGGCGGCTTCTACGAGTACAGCAGCGTGGTGCTGGGGCTCGACCCACGGCAGATGCGGCCGCGCCTGGCCTGGTACGTGGCCGGGCTGGTGCTGGTGGCCTTCGGCGCGTTCGTGTCGGCCACGCCGCTGCCGCGCCTCGTGGACCTCGCGGGTCCGCCAGCCCCCTACCCCCGCGTGTACATCACCGTGCCCGGCCAGCTGTACTTCACCCTCACGCTGGCCCTCGCGCTGCACGGCGTCACGCGGCTCGTGCGCGCGGCACGTACTCACCCCGAGCTGGTGCGCGTGGTGGTGGCCTGGTGCGCGACGTGGCTGGTCGCGTCCCACGACATGGCCACCCGGCTGATGGGCGTGCGCTCGTTCATGCTGACCGAGCTGCTGGGCGTGGCCACCATCGGCGCCATGACGGCGGCCGTGCTCGACCGCTTCGCGAGCGCAGAGAGCACGCTGCAGCACCGCACCGAGGAGCTGCACCGCAGCCACAGCGAGCTCCAGGGCATCCAGGAGCAGCTCGTGCAGCGTCAGCAGCTGGCCGCCGTGGGTGAGCTCTCGGCGGTCATCGCCCACGA encodes:
- a CDS encoding glycosyltransferase — encoded protein: MTTAPTPRVSIIIPVYNEEAILQTAVVDLIDRLREFDWTYELCLAENGSTDRTVAVGEELAKRFPQVSIASVGAPNYGLALRRGILAARGEFVICDEIDLCDTDFYRRALEALETGQADFVVGSKVMAGASDERPLFRRLGTVVINGMLRVALGFRGTDTHGLKAFRRASVVDVANACLVDKDLFASELVIRAERGGVRMLEIPVRVLEKRPPSIGLSRRVPNVLKNLARLFIAIRIRG
- a CDS encoding polysaccharide deacetylase family protein — protein: MGFGKPRGGVAAVSVDLDEVPCYAAIHGLLGSADPDARARLEASQRAIYTRALPRLVRLFEEEGLRATFFVIGRDVATGDNAQRLRGLVEAGHELGNHTFQHLYDFSRGAPAEVEADIADAHAAITQATGFAPHGFRAPGYTLSDLVVEKLVKLGYRYDSSVFPCPAYYSAKALAMGAMRVRGRQSRSVLDDPRVLLASADPYRVARPYRRRGHGLLELPIGVTSRLSGQLPYIGTSLVLGGPTVARALSRAMLGRPLINLELHGIDLADAEADGLEWLLPHQPDLRAPLAQKEAALRAAIREVRAMGYPWVRLDDAADQFAART